The Xylanibacillus composti genome segment TCGCAGATGAGCTGGACCAATTCGGGATCGCCCACGCCGGCGCCTGCCTTCAACGTGTCCTTCGCATGGATTTCCGGCGTATCTCCCTCGGACAAGCCCTCCACGACAGCGGCGAAACCGCCGGTCGTCATTGCGGAGCTGCCGCTTCGCCCGAGCATGCCCTTTACAACGACAGCGACTGAGGCTCCTTCTTCCGCAGCGGCAATCGCCGCACGCAGCGCGGCAAGTCCGCCTCCTACTATGGCAACGTCAACCTTTAGCTGTTCGTCCATGTGCGATTCCCCCCTAACAAATACAGTGTGACGGCCATCAGCTTCGTGCGCGCAAAGTACGACTCCAGCTCCATATATTCGTCTCGGCTGTGCAGCCGGCCGCCAATCGGTCCCACCCCGTCGATCACCGGGATGCCTGCTGCGGCTATGTTGTTGCCATCGGATACGGCGCCGCTTAGACCGAAATCCAGCTCTTCATTCATCAGACGCCCCGCCTGTCTCAGACAGTCCTGGAGCATGGCAGAGCCGTCTAATTCCATAAGCGGAGGACGGTGGAACTCGCCGCTCACCTCCACCTGGGCTCCAGTTACAATCGGCTCGTCGGCGAGTCGCCTAAACGCCTCTTCGATGCGCTGCTGCTCCTCCTTGTCGTTCACCCGCACATCCACCCAGCCTTCGGCATGGTCCGAAATCACATAAGGCTTCGTGCCGCCGCTGATCCTGCCGGGATTGATGGTCGTGCCGACTTCTTCATCAGCCAACCGGGATGCCGAGAGAAGCTGGTGCAGCAGTTCCAGATTGGCGTTGATGCCTTTCTCCGGTTCCTGTCCGGCATGGGCGGAACGGCCCGTAACCTGGAACTTGAATATGCCGACGCCCTTCCTCCGCGATACCATGCGTCCATCCGGTTCGGATGGCTCCATGACGAAAGCCCAATCCACGTCTTTCGTCACCTCCGGAATCCTGTGGCGGGAAGCCGGAGATCCCGGCTCCTCTTCGCTGTTGTAGAAGATTCGGATCGATACCGGCAGGCCAACTGTTTCTTTCAAGGCTTTGACGGCGAACAAGGCGGTCAAATCCCCGCTCTTCATATCGATGACACCGGGCCCGTACGCCCTGGACTCATCCACGGAAAACCCCCAGCCCGTTCCCAGAGGGAACACGGTATCCATATGCCCCATCATGAGAATGCGCGGCGCACCCTCCACCTCGTAATCGGCCCATACATGGCTGCCATAACCGGGTTCTTCGACTAGCCGAGCCTCGAAGCCGATCTGTTGAAGGGCTTGCTGCAATATAACGGCTACCTGCTCTACACCTTGCGGATGCTCGGTCGGGCTCTCAATTTCGACAAGCTGCTTCAGCATCGCGAGCATCTCGTCCCTGATCCCGTCCACATAGGCGGATATCTCCTGAACGACCTGCTCAATCGGACGGCTCATCTGGACACCAGCTCTCTAGTCGCGCTGCCCAATTGCTCGCAGCCATCCTTCGTGACGATGACCGTTTCGCTAATGCCTACACCCGCTATCCCGTAATCGCGGAAGGCGATTGGAATATGGAAGACCATGCCTTCCTCCAGCACGGTATCATCCTGATAGCGCAGGCTGGCAATATGCCCTTCGCCCCAGTCCGGCGGGAAGGAGCAGCCGACAGAATAACCGGTGCGCTTGCGCCAATTGTCCAAGTAGCCCGCCTTCTCGATAATGCGGCGGGCCAGCATGTCCACTTCGCCGCTCGTCTTGCCTGCTTGGATGCCGTCCAGCACGGCTGCCAGCGCCTCTTCGCATACGTCGTACATGTGCTGCACCTTGGCGGATGGCCGCCCTACTACCGCCGTGCGCATAATCGGCGCCACGTAGCGATGGTACGTGCCGGTAAGTTCGATAATAACGGGATCGCCGGGTTCGAAAGTGCGGCGCTGGAAGGTCGTGTGCGGAATGCCGGATCGCCAACCGGAAGTGATGATCGGCTGCAGCTGGTAATATTCCGACCCCGCTCTGGTCATCGTGTCATAGGCAGCGGCGGCAGCATCATTCTCCGTAAATCCGGCGTAGATCCCTTCTATGGCGGCGGCAACGCCGATGTCGGTATACTTGCCCGCCTTGCGCATAAACTCCAGCTCGCGCGGTGTCTTGACAGCCCGGCATTTCTCAACCAGCCCGCTTACCGAGAGCAGTGATTTGCCCAGCGCTTGCTGCAGCAGATCTTTATTTTTCGGCGGAAAAAAGAGAGAGGAATCGTCCGTCGCTATACGGCTTTCTTGCAGGTGATACTTGTGAATGGTCCTTGCCGTTACTTCGGCGGGAATTTCGTGGTCATCATAAATCTCAATATCGGTTAACCAGGAGAAGTAGTGGCTGTTGAAGCTTTCGAGAAAGCGGAGCACAATGATCGGATCGCGATCCAGAGGAACAATGCAGCAGTGGTAATTTTGAATGCCAAAGGTCTGATGACCTGTGAGATAGAAAATATTCTCGGGACTGAATACGAGATACACATCCACCCCGCTTTCCCGCATATAATCATGCAGCTTGGCCAATCGGCCGCGATACTCTTCAACGGGAAAAATCAATTTCTTGGTCGTTTCCATTCCCGGTCGCCTCCTTGATGTCATGGTTGCTTGTAAAACTTGAGGCAATTATAGGCACGTTTTTGAGAAGGTGTCAATATACCTAACTCCAACATAACGCAAATAAGTGGGATTGGCGAGATTAGTCGTTTCTTATGTTATATATTATATCATATGAAAACAAAAAAAGAGAATTTCATCAAAAAAATTCTCCTGGAAAACTCTAGTTTGGCTAATTTTTATCGAAAACTGTCATGTTCACGTAATATTTATGTGAAGTTTTCCTCGAATACCTTGACCATTGCTTGCACGGCGGGAGGAATTTGTTGCAGCGATCGGGCCGCCAAGCCAATTGTGCGGGACAGGCCGCTGTCGAGAGGAAGTACGTGGACGCCCGGAGGTATCGGAGAGGAAGAGGGAACAACCGATATGCCCAAGCCCTTGCGCACCATCGCCAATATGGAGCTGGTATTCTGCAAGGAAAAGACGACGCGCACCTGTATGCCCGCATCGTCGAGCCATTTCCTCATCGCGGTTTCCAATCCGGCAAGCGGCATGATGAAATCCGACCCGTCAAGCTCCTGAATAGAAGCAGGGGGCCGCAGGGATAACGGATGTTCTTCCGGCACCACAATGACGAACGGATCATGTACCAGCGGGATCGCGTCAAATTCCGCATCCGGCACGGGAAGCAGCGCCAAATCAATCTTCGCTTCGTGCAGCCAGGCGCGAATTTCTCCATATCCTCCCTCCAGCAGCCGCACTTCGATGTTCGGATAAAGCTCCTGAAAGCGTACAAACACATTCGGCAGCCACACTGCAGACGCGGTCGGAAAGCTGCCCAGGCGTACTGTCCCGACTAACAACCCTTTTTCCTTCGCTACCTCCTGCTCCATAATCTCGCCTAACCAAATCATTTCCTTCGCTTTGTAAAACAGCCTTTGGCCAACAGGCGTGAGCTCAATGGAACTCCGGCTTCTTTCCAGCAGCTTGACGCCCCACTCTTCTTCGAGCTTGCGCAGGGAATGGCTAACAGCCGATTGGGACAATCCCAGCTGTTCCCCTGCCCTCGTAAAGCTTTGTGTTTCGACAATCGCTACGAACACCTGAAGCTGAAGCAAGGTCATATGGACTACTCCCTTCTATCATGATGAAAATTCATTGTGTGTATGATAAACAATCATTTTATTCATCTTATCCTTTGCGCTATACTGGTAGCAAGAACAATCGTTATTTCCACATCTCATGAAGCATTGCACGAAACAGCTCGTCTAATTGCCGCTCGTCCCCTT includes the following:
- a CDS encoding M20 family metallopeptidase, producing the protein MSRPIEQVVQEISAYVDGIRDEMLAMLKQLVEIESPTEHPQGVEQVAVILQQALQQIGFEARLVEEPGYGSHVWADYEVEGAPRILMMGHMDTVFPLGTGWGFSVDESRAYGPGVIDMKSGDLTALFAVKALKETVGLPVSIRIFYNSEEEPGSPASRHRIPEVTKDVDWAFVMEPSEPDGRMVSRRKGVGIFKFQVTGRSAHAGQEPEKGINANLELLHQLLSASRLADEEVGTTINPGRISGGTKPYVISDHAEGWVDVRVNDKEEQQRIEEAFRRLADEPIVTGAQVEVSGEFHRPPLMELDGSAMLQDCLRQAGRLMNEELDFGLSGAVSDGNNIAAAGIPVIDGVGPIGGRLHSRDEYMELESYFARTKLMAVTLYLLGGNRTWTNS
- a CDS encoding M24 family metallopeptidase gives rise to the protein METTKKLIFPVEEYRGRLAKLHDYMRESGVDVYLVFSPENIFYLTGHQTFGIQNYHCCIVPLDRDPIIVLRFLESFNSHYFSWLTDIEIYDDHEIPAEVTARTIHKYHLQESRIATDDSSLFFPPKNKDLLQQALGKSLLSVSGLVEKCRAVKTPRELEFMRKAGKYTDIGVAAAIEGIYAGFTENDAAAAAYDTMTRAGSEYYQLQPIITSGWRSGIPHTTFQRRTFEPGDPVIIELTGTYHRYVAPIMRTAVVGRPSAKVQHMYDVCEEALAAVLDGIQAGKTSGEVDMLARRIIEKAGYLDNWRKRTGYSVGCSFPPDWGEGHIASLRYQDDTVLEEGMVFHIPIAFRDYGIAGVGISETVIVTKDGCEQLGSATRELVSR
- a CDS encoding LysR family transcriptional regulator, coding for MTLLQLQVFVAIVETQSFTRAGEQLGLSQSAVSHSLRKLEEEWGVKLLERSRSSIELTPVGQRLFYKAKEMIWLGEIMEQEVAKEKGLLVGTVRLGSFPTASAVWLPNVFVRFQELYPNIEVRLLEGGYGEIRAWLHEAKIDLALLPVPDAEFDAIPLVHDPFVIVVPEEHPLSLRPPASIQELDGSDFIMPLAGLETAMRKWLDDAGIQVRVVFSLQNTSSILAMVRKGLGISVVPSSSPIPPGVHVLPLDSGLSRTIGLAARSLQQIPPAVQAMVKVFEENFT